The following proteins are co-located in the Malus sylvestris chromosome 13, drMalSylv7.2, whole genome shotgun sequence genome:
- the LOC126595229 gene encoding uncharacterized protein LOC126595229: MAHQNLMNNYFNPNLVYNEKDFRRRFSMRRHVFERVLHDVQHVNPYFRQKMDRAGRLGFSSHQKVNFVLRMLAYDTPANAMDDIYGMSESTCLDTLAEFCETIVQLYKEEYNRQPNQVDLNRFPCKDEDRGFLGMIGTLDCMPWQWKKCPIG, from the coding sequence ATGGCGCATCAGAATCtaatgaacaactacttcaaccccaacttgGTGTACAACGAGAAGGATTTTAGACGTCGCTTCTCGATGAGGCGTCATGTCTTCGAGCGTGTACTTCATGATGTCCAACAtgtcaatccatactttcgacaGAAAATGGACAGAGCAGGCCGCCTTGGTTTCTCATCACATCAGAAGGTTAATTTTGTACTCCGAATGCTAGCCTATGATACCCCAGCTAATGCAATGGATGATATAtatggtatgtctgagtctacatgccttgatactcttgCTGAATTCTGTGAAACAATTGTTCAGCTTTACAAAGAAGAGTACAACCGTCAACCAAATCAAGTAGATCTAAATCGGTTCCCTTGCAAAGATGAAGATCGTGGCTTTCTGGGCATGATAGGGACACTAGATTGCATGCCTTGGCAGTGGAAGAAATGTCCCATCGGATGA
- the LOC126595978 gene encoding uncharacterized protein LOC126595978, which translates to MASWKKTITTPFRKACTFFNQQPGGRDQKKSQLQGSESSVMALHGEVMACAYEDVQVMWSILDKSKVSACSITS; encoded by the exons ATGGCTTCGTGGAAGAAAACCATTACAACTCCATTCAGGAAAGCTTGCACTTTCTTCAACCAGCAGCCAGGAGGGAGAGACCAGAAGAAGTCTCAGCTTCAag GGAGTGAAAGTAGTGTGATGGCTCTGCATGGAGAAGTGATGGCATGCGCATACGAAGATGTTCAGGTGATGTGGTCTATCCTGGACAAGTCCAAGGTCTCAGCCTGCAGCATCACTTCTTAA